The following proteins are encoded in a genomic region of Phragmites australis chromosome 9, lpPhrAust1.1, whole genome shotgun sequence:
- the LOC133928577 gene encoding leucine-rich repeat extensin-like protein 4 — MRRRPPFHARVAAAAVLLLLLSPAPTSQFGLGAAIGAWINGAPPPSPSTVSSSPSSAAQGQRQEYTALQALKAAITEDPRGALSSWQGANVCTYKGVYCSSPPDGAAAEASTVTVVAGIDLNHANLRGTLPDAVSLLAHLTFLHLNSNRLAGAVPDALRDLLYLTELDLSNNLFSGPFPTSTLLIPSLVYLDLRFNAFSGEVPPEVFTKNLDAVFLNNNQFEGQIPETLWSSAATVITLANNRLTGPVPAAYGYGAVGGRVREVLFLNNNLTGCVPEALGILPSIQVLDLSYNALSGHLPSTLSCLSGIEVLNIAHNQLTGELPDLLCDLRRITNLSVSFNFFSGISQRCDQLAGRSMFDFVGNCVPGRDMQRPQPECDGFSGDGGLSCLRIPGVRPVGCAEAAVSIGVGISVGGLPFGLPGATAGGVVTVTVP, encoded by the coding sequence ATGAGGCGGCGGCCACCTTTCCATGCCcgtgtcgccgccgccgccgtgctcctgctcctgctgtcCCCCGCCCCGACCTCCCAGTTCGGCCTCGGCGCCGCCATTGGCGCTTGGATCAACGGTGCGCCGCCTCCGTCACCTAGTACTGTCTCGTCGTCGCCCTCCTCGGCCGCGCAGGGACAGAGACAGGAGTACACGGCGCTGCAGGCGCTGAAGGCGGCCATCACGGAGGACCCCCGCGGCGCGCTGTCGTCGTGGCAGGGCGCCAACGTCTGTACCTACAAGGGCGTCTACTGCTCCTCACCGCCCGACGGTGCCGCGGCCGAAGCGTCCACGGTGACGGTGGTCGCCGGCATTGACCTCAACCACGCCAACCTCCGGGGCACACTCCCCGACGCCGTCTCCCTCCTCGCGCACCTCACGTTCCTCCACCTCAACAGCAAccgcctcgccggcgccgtccCGGACGCGCTCCGGGACCTGCTGTACCTCACCGAGCTCGACCTCAGCAACAACCTCTTCTCGGGGCCCTTCCCCACGTCCACGCTGCTCATCCCCTCGCTGGTCTACCTTGACCTCCGCTTCAACGCCTTCTCAGGCGAGGTCCCGCCCGAGGTCTTCACCAAGAACCTTGACGCCGTGTTCCTCAACAACAACCAGTTCGAGGGCCAGATCCCGGAGACGCTGTGGTCGTCGGCGGCCACGGTCATCACGCTGGCGAACAACCGGTTAACCGGCCCCGTCCCGGCAGCGTACGGCTACGGCGCCGTCGGCGGCAGGGTCCGGGAGGTGCTGTTCCTCAACAACAACCTGACGGGCTGCGTCCCGGAGGCGCTCGGGATCCTGCCGAGCATCCAGGTGCTAGACCTGAGCTACAACGCGCTGTCGGGCCACCTGCCGAGCACGCTGTCATGCCTGTCCGGGATCGAGGTGCTCAACATCGCGCACAACCAGCTCACCGGCGAGCTCCCGGACCTGCTGTGCGACCTGCGTCGGATCACGAACCTGTCCGTGTCGTTCAACTTCTTCTCCGGGATTAGCCAGCGCTGCGACCAGCTGGCGGGGCGGAGCATGTTCGACTTCGTTGGCAACTGCGTCCCCGGGCGGGACATGCAGCGGCCGCAGCCCGAGTGCGATGGCTTCTCCGGCGACGGCGGGCTGAGCTGCCTTCGCATCCCGGGGGTACGGCCCGTCGGGTGCGCCGAGGCCGCTGTCTCTATCGGCGTCGGCATCAGCGTCGGGGGGCTGCCGTTCGGGCTGCCAGGCGCCACCGCGGGGGGCGTGGTCACCGTCACCGTGCCCTGA
- the LOC133928578 gene encoding acid phosphatase 1-like: MALQPLRHALAFMLLLLLLLLRAPGAVRARERDMHLEMVTSAPSAAGVGTRTRAVPSCASWRLAVETNNVRDWYSIPAECRGYVRDYMFGDLFRQDCAVVAAEAVAYAEGLELAGDGKEVWVFDIDDTCLTNLPYYADTGFGVEPYNATYFDEYVANATAPALPEVLELYERLLALGIKVVFITGRHDYQREPTIKNLHSAGYHTWEKLVLKPSSLGSSVVPYKSGERQKLVDGGYRIVGNMGDQWSDLVGAPEGDRTFKVPDPMYYVG; the protein is encoded by the exons ATGGCACTCCAGCCCCTCCGCCATGCACTCGCGTTCATGctcctgttgctgctgctgctgctgcgcgcgCCCGGCGCAGTGCGAGCGCGCGAGCGCGACATGCACCTGGAGATGGTGACCTCGGCGCCATCTGCCGCCGGAGTGGGCACTAGGACGCGCGCGGTCCCGTCGTGCGCGAGCTGGCGTCTTGCCGTGGAAACCAACAACGTGCGGGACTGGTACAGCATCCCCGCCGAGTGCCGGGGCTACGTCCGCGACTACATGTTCGGCGACCTGTTCCGGCAGGACTGCGCGGTGGTGGCCGCCGAGGCCGTCGCGTACGCCGAAGGGCTCGAGCTCGCCGGTGACGGGAAGGAGGTGTGGGTGTTCGACATCGACGACACCTGCCTCACCAACCTCCCCTACTACGCCGACACGGGATTCGG GGTTGAGCCGTACAACGCGACGTACTTCGACGAGTACGTGGCGAACgcgacggcgccggcgctgcCGGAGGTGCTGGAGCTGTACGAGAGGCTGCTGGCGCTGGGCATCAAGGTCGTCTTCATCACCGGCAGACACGACTACCAGAGGGAGCCCACCATCAAGAACCTCCATAGCGCCGGGTACCACACCTGGGAGAAGCTCGTTCTCAA GCCGTCATCGCTGGGTTCGTCGGTGGTGCCGTACAAGTCCGGCGAGCGGCAGAAGCTGGTGGACGGCGGGTACCGCATCGTGGGCAACATGGGCGACCAGTGGAGCGACCTCGTCGGCGCGCCGGAGGGCGACCGCACCTTCAAGGTGCCCGACCCCATGTACTACGTCGGCTGA